In Mercenaria mercenaria strain notata chromosome 14, MADL_Memer_1, whole genome shotgun sequence, the following are encoded in one genomic region:
- the LOC128548528 gene encoding uncharacterized protein LOC128548528 isoform X2, with protein MKKRNKAHRDSTEPVKNLTESWILKVNEGCVQEKVDKTYEALIERLNGVGLYEPIDLCDIESLDKEVRRKWLNNMKLPFPVTQFTYRYGNYLGNLNMVWKIPQDIRDRKSSVECQLVKDTLNQISLYKTRRMHKDFIARYRMFAKPVILRNMFQFLTEYEYTPESSEQSQIDLRFCECLLESEDTELIFDLRKHNGRPLTEEFDSFWSELHKYLEEKTVVHERRHSDINYMPFAMSVENLREIIQDRLPAGAKIPSVSWLKLNFCPSNPYKNSSANYTGRFKVKFKVQQRLLRAQHEDNEYGRNLFGHLKEFACMFREDTLFQSLDDKAIVPVGEPAHAISTGVRIHHGGLVTGDRQNLAMDHDFHIAGIVPSVCFMINIPTSHNDSFYNGLVHVTVKDKVFEASSPLRHSTETISLLRGQYSSDDVSLEKPILIRYTDGGPDHRVTYRSVQICSLVEFVALDLDMLVCARTAPSMSYLNPAERTMSLLNIGLQNVALQRDKMSPEFEMIAKGKSLKGLRNVAERNDKFKEQYSESTKVPITVIKQRFSKLKWKGENIIIHDATTEEEMETMIKSILMVLDENVTIDMKNLTKLKSIRIDQFLARHARCRHYIFQIKKCGQDDCAYCVLNPPRLSPDVFEKLHFVPDPTCDNNTYKSFGDLYGTETDDTGRPSLAHKPQMTDRDKKFKKLLVGTKVRGFVDCCECGKRQVVYSDKRLNPQEETVLKRVQEELMFVCGSVLFPGGRYQDTIVVKEGQCCNSPIEVTYYAGKTMVFDPICFHCGDIDVADTDAIRQLKEQFGIVRPICNTCLETGKTVVTRNALKVKKKRN; from the exons ATGAAGAAGAGAAACAAAGCCCATCGAGACAGTACAGAACCAGTGAAGAATTTAACTGAAAGTTGGATCCTGAAAGTTAATGAGGGCTGTGTCCAAGAGAAAGTAGATAAAACATATGAGGCCCTTATAGAGAGATTGAATGGAGTGGGGTTATATGAACCAATTGATTTATGCGATATAGAATCATTGGACAAGGAAGTACGTAGAAAGTGGTTGAATAACATGAAATTACCCTTTCCAGTCACACAGTTTACTTACAGATATGGGAATTATCTAGGTAATTTGAATATGGTTTGGAAAATACCACAGGACATAAGAGATAGAAAGTCATCTGTTGAATGTCAACTAGTTAAAGATACACTAAATCAGATCTCTCTATATAAGACAAGAAGGATGCATAAGGACTTTATAGCTAGATACAGAATGTTCGCAAAACCAGTTATTCTTCGCAATATGTTTCAGTTCCTTACAGAGTATGAGTACACTCCAGAAAGTTCAGAACAGTCGCAAATTGACTTAAGGTTTTGTGAATGTTTACTTGAATCCGAAGATACAGAGCTCATATTTGATCTCAGAAAGCATAACGGAAGGCCTCTCACAGAAGAATTTGATAGTTTTTGGTCTGAGTTACACAAGTATTTAGAAGAGAAAACTGTAGTACATGAAAGGAGACACTCGGACATTAATTATATGCCATTTGCAATGTCGGTGGAAAACCTTCGTGAAATAATACAGGATCGGCTCCCTGCAGGTGCAAAAATTCCATCAGTGTCTTGGCTGAAACTTAACTTTTGTCCAAGTAATCCTTATAAAAACTCATCTGCAAACTACACAGGACGCTTTAAAGTAAAATTCAAAGTACAACAAAGATTGCTGAGGGCACAACACGAAGATAATGAATATGGGAGAAATCTTTTTGGTCACCTGAAAGAATTTGCCTGTATGTTTAGAGAGGACACCTTGTTCCAGAGCCTTGATGATAAGGCAATTGTGCCAGTTGGGGAACCTGCTCATGCTATTTCAACTGGAGTCCGGATCCATCATGGTGGCCTTGTTACTGGTGATAGACAAAATCTTGCTATGGATCACGATTTCCACATTGCAGGAATAGTGCCTTCTGTATGTTTTATGATAAACATTCCAACAAGCCATAATGACTCTTTTTACAATGGACTTGTACATGTAACTGTTAAAGATAAGGTATTTGAAGCAAGCAGCCCACTTCGTCATTCAACCGAAACAATATCACTGCTAAGAGGTCAGTATTCATCTGATGATGTCAGCTTAGAAAAACCAATATTAATAAGATATACTGATGGTGGCCCTGATCACCGTGTGACATACAGATCTGTACAGATTTGCAGCTTGGTTGAGTTTGTTGCATTAGACCTTGATATGTTAGTGTGTGCCCGAACAGCTCCATCAATGTCGTATCTAAATCCTGCAGAGAGAACTATGAGCTTATTAAATATTGGACTTCAAAATGTTGCTTTACAAAGAGATAAGATGTCACCAGAATTTGAAATGATAGCTAAAGGTAAATCCTTAAAAGGTTTGAGGAATGTTGCAGAAAGGAATGACAAATTCAAGGAACAGTACTCAGAATCAACAAAGGTTCCCATTACAGTTATCAAACAGAGATTTAGTAAACTGAAATGGAAAGGGGAAAACATTATTATTCATGATGCAACAACAGAGGAGGAAATGGAAACAATGATAAAGTCAATATTAATGGTTcttgatgaaaatgttacaattGATATGAAAAACCTGACAAAGCTGAAGAGCATCAGAATTGACCAGTTCCTAGCTAGGCATGCTAGGTGCCGTCACTACATATTTCAG ATAAAGAAGTGCGGACAGGATGATTGTGCCTATTGTGTCCTAAATCCACCAAGATTGTCGCCAGATGTATTTGAGAAATTGCATTTTGTTCCAGACCCTACATGTGATAACAATACCTACAAATCGTTCGGAGATCTATATGGGACTGAAACTGACGACACTGGAAGGCCTAGTTTAGCCCACAAACCTCAGATGACTGACAGggacaaaaagtttaaaaagctTCTTGTAGGAA CAAAAGTACGTGGATTTGTTGATTGTTGTGAGTGCGGGAAACGGCAAGTTGTATACTCTGATAAGCGTCTTAACCCACAGGAAGAGACAGTTCTGAAACGTGTGCAAGAAGAGCTAATGTTTGTATGTGGCAGTGTGCTTTTCCCAGGGGGCCGATACCAGGATACTATAGTGGTAAAAGAAGGACAGTGTTGCAATTCTCCAATAGAGGTCACGTATTATGCAG GAAAGACTatggtttttgaccccatttgTTTCCATTGCGGTGACATTGATGTCGCAGACACTGATGCAATAAGACAGTTGAAGGAGCAGTTTGGGATTGTTCGACCAATCTGTAACACATGTCTAGAAACAGGGAAGACGGTTGTAACCAGGAATGCcctcaaagtgaaaaaaaaaaggaattga
- the LOC128548528 gene encoding uncharacterized protein LOC128548528 isoform X1: MKKRNKAHRDSTEPVKNLTESWILKVNEGCVQEKVDKTYEALIERLNGVGLYEPIDLCDIESLDKEVRRKWLNNMKLPFPVTQFTYRYGNYLGNLNMVWKIPQDIRDRKSSVECQLVKDTLNQISLYKTRRMHKDFIARYRMFAKPVILRNMFQFLTEYEYTPESSEQSQIDLRFCECLLESEDTELIFDLRKHNGRPLTEEFDSFWSELHKYLEEKTVVHERRHSDINYMPFAMSVENLREIIQDRLPAGAKIPSVSWLKLNFCPSNPYKNSSANYTGRFKVKFKVQQRLLRAQHEDNEYGRNLFGHLKEFACMFREDTLFQSLDDKAIVPVGEPAHAISTGVRIHHGGLVTGDRQNLAMDHDFHIAGIVPSVCFMINIPTSHNDSFYNGLVHVTVKDKVFEASSPLRHSTETISLLRGQYSSDDVSLEKPILIRYTDGGPDHRVTYRSVQICSLVEFVALDLDMLVCARTAPSMSYLNPAERTMSLLNIGLQNVALQRDKMSPEFEMIAKGKSLKGLRNVAERNDKFKEQYSESTKVPITVIKQRFSKLKWKGENIIIHDATTEEEMETMIKSILMVLDENVTIDMKNLTKLKSIRIDQFLARHARCRHYIFQIKKCGQDDCAYCVLNPPRLSPDVFEKLHFVPDPTCDNNTYKSFGDLYGTETDDTGRPSLAHKPQMTDRDKKFKKLLVGTKVRGFVDCCECGKRQVVYSDKRLNPQEETVLKRVQEELMFVCGSVLFPGGRYQDTIVVKEGQCCNSPIEVTYYAGMCIHIVYISSYTAGLPFLDIFFYCQTSASKFNIIMAFKTSGMFRQALEGFSLVPLSSEKSLCTYFLVLSVCFYYFIYTSIFWVLHSMPFCLLAANVSAFATSADQDQHAHLCSVIIIGTVSYSVSNFPL; the protein is encoded by the exons ATGAAGAAGAGAAACAAAGCCCATCGAGACAGTACAGAACCAGTGAAGAATTTAACTGAAAGTTGGATCCTGAAAGTTAATGAGGGCTGTGTCCAAGAGAAAGTAGATAAAACATATGAGGCCCTTATAGAGAGATTGAATGGAGTGGGGTTATATGAACCAATTGATTTATGCGATATAGAATCATTGGACAAGGAAGTACGTAGAAAGTGGTTGAATAACATGAAATTACCCTTTCCAGTCACACAGTTTACTTACAGATATGGGAATTATCTAGGTAATTTGAATATGGTTTGGAAAATACCACAGGACATAAGAGATAGAAAGTCATCTGTTGAATGTCAACTAGTTAAAGATACACTAAATCAGATCTCTCTATATAAGACAAGAAGGATGCATAAGGACTTTATAGCTAGATACAGAATGTTCGCAAAACCAGTTATTCTTCGCAATATGTTTCAGTTCCTTACAGAGTATGAGTACACTCCAGAAAGTTCAGAACAGTCGCAAATTGACTTAAGGTTTTGTGAATGTTTACTTGAATCCGAAGATACAGAGCTCATATTTGATCTCAGAAAGCATAACGGAAGGCCTCTCACAGAAGAATTTGATAGTTTTTGGTCTGAGTTACACAAGTATTTAGAAGAGAAAACTGTAGTACATGAAAGGAGACACTCGGACATTAATTATATGCCATTTGCAATGTCGGTGGAAAACCTTCGTGAAATAATACAGGATCGGCTCCCTGCAGGTGCAAAAATTCCATCAGTGTCTTGGCTGAAACTTAACTTTTGTCCAAGTAATCCTTATAAAAACTCATCTGCAAACTACACAGGACGCTTTAAAGTAAAATTCAAAGTACAACAAAGATTGCTGAGGGCACAACACGAAGATAATGAATATGGGAGAAATCTTTTTGGTCACCTGAAAGAATTTGCCTGTATGTTTAGAGAGGACACCTTGTTCCAGAGCCTTGATGATAAGGCAATTGTGCCAGTTGGGGAACCTGCTCATGCTATTTCAACTGGAGTCCGGATCCATCATGGTGGCCTTGTTACTGGTGATAGACAAAATCTTGCTATGGATCACGATTTCCACATTGCAGGAATAGTGCCTTCTGTATGTTTTATGATAAACATTCCAACAAGCCATAATGACTCTTTTTACAATGGACTTGTACATGTAACTGTTAAAGATAAGGTATTTGAAGCAAGCAGCCCACTTCGTCATTCAACCGAAACAATATCACTGCTAAGAGGTCAGTATTCATCTGATGATGTCAGCTTAGAAAAACCAATATTAATAAGATATACTGATGGTGGCCCTGATCACCGTGTGACATACAGATCTGTACAGATTTGCAGCTTGGTTGAGTTTGTTGCATTAGACCTTGATATGTTAGTGTGTGCCCGAACAGCTCCATCAATGTCGTATCTAAATCCTGCAGAGAGAACTATGAGCTTATTAAATATTGGACTTCAAAATGTTGCTTTACAAAGAGATAAGATGTCACCAGAATTTGAAATGATAGCTAAAGGTAAATCCTTAAAAGGTTTGAGGAATGTTGCAGAAAGGAATGACAAATTCAAGGAACAGTACTCAGAATCAACAAAGGTTCCCATTACAGTTATCAAACAGAGATTTAGTAAACTGAAATGGAAAGGGGAAAACATTATTATTCATGATGCAACAACAGAGGAGGAAATGGAAACAATGATAAAGTCAATATTAATGGTTcttgatgaaaatgttacaattGATATGAAAAACCTGACAAAGCTGAAGAGCATCAGAATTGACCAGTTCCTAGCTAGGCATGCTAGGTGCCGTCACTACATATTTCAG ATAAAGAAGTGCGGACAGGATGATTGTGCCTATTGTGTCCTAAATCCACCAAGATTGTCGCCAGATGTATTTGAGAAATTGCATTTTGTTCCAGACCCTACATGTGATAACAATACCTACAAATCGTTCGGAGATCTATATGGGACTGAAACTGACGACACTGGAAGGCCTAGTTTAGCCCACAAACCTCAGATGACTGACAGggacaaaaagtttaaaaagctTCTTGTAGGAA CAAAAGTACGTGGATTTGTTGATTGTTGTGAGTGCGGGAAACGGCAAGTTGTATACTCTGATAAGCGTCTTAACCCACAGGAAGAGACAGTTCTGAAACGTGTGCAAGAAGAGCTAATGTTTGTATGTGGCAGTGTGCTTTTCCCAGGGGGCCGATACCAGGATACTATAGTGGTAAAAGAAGGACAGTGTTGCAATTCTCCAATAGAGGTCACGTATTATGCAGGTATGTGCATACACATTGTTTATATTTCATCATATACAGCTGGACTACCTttcttggatatttttttttattgccaaACAAGTGCTTctaaattcaatataattatggCATTCAAGACTTCTGGCATGTTTCGTCAGGCCCTTGAGGGCTTTTCTCTTGTACCTCTGTCTTCTGAAAAATCATTGTGTACATACTTTTTGGTTCTTAGCGTttgcttttattatttcatttacacGAGCATCTTTTGGGTTTTACATTCCATGCCTTTTTGTTTGCTGGCTGCAAatgtttctgcctttgcaaccagtgcagatcaagatcagcatgcacatctgtgcagtgtGATCATAATTGGTACTGTaagttattcagtcagtaattttccCCTTTAA
- the LOC123527853 gene encoding kinesin-related protein 4-like produces MQKSRTSPYHPVGNSIPERYNRTLLNMSATLQPEQKPDWKKYLPSLVYAYNCTKHETTKVSPFELMFGRRPKLPVDLLFETPVTQSTSQTTQSYKEDLKQRMKTTQEIVKKVTEKARLKMKTGYDKKAKAVKINVGDIVLVKILAYDGKHKIADKFEKDSYTVISQPNKDIPVFEVRSPDCSVKKLHRNHLFPLGFIDNETGKEKDAIDIDKEKPVPKPRKTLEKLETEKGASSNKENKVIDINDSDVTEKDKIDQIDEDDDDSSGYGYVELTYSSGDARTPDGEDSDKEEQIALVNEIEEDEVVSEHNIEGIDDTHDDRSHTDNLSESEDETTSKDVIETPVEIERRQEEINTNTETKEIETSKEQKRLKGEKELKVNIKQGRNK; encoded by the coding sequence ATGCAAAAGTCTCGTACATCTCCGTACCATCCAGTGGGTAATTCGATCCCAGAGAGATACAATCGCACGTTACTGAACATGTCAGCTACATTACAGCCAGAACAGAAACCAGATTGGAAGAAGTATTTGCCATCTTTAGTGTATGCCTATAACTGTACTAAGCATGAGACAACTAAAGTGTCGCCGTTTGAACTGATGTTCGGTAGACGTCCGAAATTACCAGTAGATTTATTGTTTGAAACGCCAGTTACACAGTCGACAAGTCAAACAACACAATCTTACAAAGAAGACCTGAAACAAAGAATGAAAACAACACAAGAGATTGTAAAGAAAGTAACAGAAAAGGCaagattaaaaatgaaaacagggTACGATAAAAAGGCAAAGGCTGTGAAAATAAACGTTGGTGACATAGTATTAGTAAAGATATTAGCCTATGACGGCAAACACAAAATTGCAGACAAATTTGAAAAAGACTCTTATACAGTGATAAGTCAGCCAAATAAAGACATTCCAGTGTTTGAAGTAAGGTCTCCAGATTGTAGTGTGAAGAAGTTACATAGAAATCACCTTTTTCCTTTGGGATTCATCGACAATGAAACAGGAAAGGAAAAAGATGCAATTGATATAGACAAAGAAAAACCTGTTCCAAAGCCCAGAAAGACATTGGaaaagttagaaacagagaaagGTGCAAGTTCTAACAAAGAGAACAAAGTGATAGATATAAATGATAGTGACGTCACTGAGAAAGATAAAATTGATCAGattgatgaagatgatgatgatagttCAGGATATGGATATGTAGAACTTACATATTCTTCCGGGGACGCCCGAACTCCTGATGGTGAGGATTCTGATAAAGAAGAACAGATTGCATTAGTGAATGAGATTGAAGAAGATGAAGTTGTATCAGAACATAATATTGAAGGCATAGATGATACTCATGATGATAGAAGTCACACAGACAACCTATCCGAGTCAGAAGATGAAACAACTTCAAAAGATGTAATAGAGACACCAGTAGAGATAGAACGGAGACAAGAGGAGATAAACACAAACACAGAAACAAAAGAGATAGAAACATCCAAGGAACAGAAGAGATTGAAGGGAGAAAAGGAGCTGAAGGTCAACATAAAACAAGGAAGAAACAAATAG